The following are encoded together in the Iodobacter fluviatilis genome:
- a CDS encoding DUF1993 family protein yields MSLYDVSVVVFIHHLERVNFMLQKVAKHIIEEKLDEEALLKTSLKKDMFPFGMQVLIGMDFSLRAIKPLLNKKIIVEDMPINTLEQLQLRLQNRIEILNGVSQQDVDDLENLKMADKAGDAIFEANGSVFIMQYAMPNFFFHLCMAHAILRCEGYPIGKGDFDGIHQYQRGFSFFEANNND; encoded by the coding sequence ATGAGTTTATACGATGTTTCGGTTGTAGTTTTTATTCATCATTTGGAGCGAGTAAATTTTATGCTCCAAAAAGTAGCAAAACATATAATAGAAGAAAAATTGGATGAAGAGGCTCTTTTAAAAACTAGTTTGAAAAAAGATATGTTCCCATTTGGAATGCAAGTTTTAATTGGAATGGATTTTTCTTTGAGGGCGATAAAACCTTTGCTGAATAAGAAAATCATTGTTGAAGATATGCCAATCAATACGCTTGAGCAGTTACAGTTAAGATTGCAAAATCGTATTGAAATTTTAAACGGCGTTTCTCAGCAAGACGTGGATGATTTAGAGAACTTGAAAATGGCAGATAAAGCGGGAGATGCCATTTTTGAAGCAAATGGTTCAGTATTTATTATGCAATATGCGATGCCTAATTTTTTTTTCCATCTGTGTATGGCGCACGCTATTTTGCGATGTGAGGGTTACCCTATTGGTAAAGGCGATTTTGATGGTATTCATCAATATCAGCGAGGCTTTAGTTTCTTTGAGGCGAATAATAATGATTGA
- a CDS encoding IS110 family transposase, which produces MANTSKGLADLLAWLTKNHILLEQLQVTMEATGVYHELAATLLHDAGVCLSIANPSQVKHFGQSIAIRTQTDGVDGKRASTLLRHD; this is translated from the coding sequence ATTGCCAATACCAGCAAAGGTCTCGCCGATTTGCTGGCTTGGCTGACTAAAAATCACATTCTTCTCGAGCAGTTGCAGGTCACGATGGAAGCTACTGGGGTGTATCACGAATTGGCCGCTACTCTGCTGCATGATGCTGGCGTGTGTCTCTCGATTGCCAATCCTTCACAGGTAAAACATTTTGGCCAAAGCATCGCTATTCGCACCCAAACCGATGGCGTTGATGGCAAACGTGCTAGCACGTTACTGCGCCATGATTAA
- a CDS encoding tetratricopeptide repeat protein, producing the protein MRLIPPAILLLLLVCPSIAQAQTADALYQQAIGDIAQQDWQEASWLLEEVLQLNPHHQGAKLDLMLAYCQLEDYTRAAVLQRQLQALPVLPQAISDLIRQKTEQGCREKTLWQGQIQSWVASDSNLDQGSSKRWLEISLPDGVFNLEVDPNSLPQAGYLAGLEIQAIATPPGGQQWALHAGAVQSWPQSSQTMRWFGGFWQPQARSDWGVGLQQFWLQNEAYQSSALLEYRGLPTLAGAQSLLRLRAQMVDIAPRYQSLHSEWRVQHIQKWRGLWLDNRAALAFELAPQRPGGNQFSGELSSRLIYPQGAHQLEFQLRARVMEDREGYSPLLEYNQKRQSLQSNLGLAYQWQSPWASKLRLEYQYQEQNDSLPLFSWQKQLISLSFKQDF; encoded by the coding sequence ATGCGTCTGATCCCTCCCGCCATTCTATTGCTTTTGCTGGTCTGCCCGTCTATTGCGCAAGCGCAAACGGCAGATGCACTGTATCAGCAAGCTATTGGTGATATCGCTCAGCAAGACTGGCAAGAGGCCAGCTGGCTGTTAGAAGAGGTGCTGCAGCTTAATCCCCATCACCAAGGGGCTAAGCTAGATCTGATGCTGGCCTATTGCCAGCTAGAGGATTACACCAGAGCGGCGGTTTTGCAGCGGCAATTGCAAGCTTTACCGGTACTACCGCAAGCCATTAGTGATTTAATTCGGCAAAAAACCGAGCAAGGTTGCCGTGAAAAAACGCTGTGGCAGGGGCAAATACAAAGCTGGGTGGCAAGCGATAGTAATCTGGATCAAGGTAGCTCTAAGCGCTGGCTAGAAATCAGCTTACCCGATGGCGTGTTTAATTTAGAAGTAGACCCTAATAGCCTGCCGCAAGCCGGCTATTTAGCTGGATTAGAAATCCAAGCCATTGCCACACCACCGGGTGGGCAGCAATGGGCATTGCACGCTGGCGCGGTGCAAAGCTGGCCACAAAGTAGCCAAACGATGCGCTGGTTTGGGGGCTTTTGGCAGCCGCAAGCGCGCAGTGATTGGGGTGTAGGTTTACAGCAGTTTTGGCTACAAAATGAGGCCTACCAAAGCAGTGCTTTGTTGGAGTATCGGGGTTTACCAACGCTAGCCGGTGCTCAGTCTTTGCTTAGGCTAAGGGCGCAAATGGTGGATATTGCCCCTCGCTATCAAAGCCTGCACAGCGAATGGCGTGTACAGCATATTCAAAAGTGGCGAGGACTCTGGCTAGATAACCGTGCCGCGCTGGCTTTTGAGCTGGCTCCGCAGCGCCCAGGTGGTAATCAATTTAGTGGCGAGCTGAGCAGCCGGCTGATCTATCCCCAAGGCGCCCATCAGCTTGAGTTTCAGCTACGCGCCAGGGTGATGGAAGATAGAGAGGGTTATAGTCCATTGCTGGAATACAACCAAAAACGGCAAAGCCTGCAAAGTAACTTAGGCTTGGCTTATCAATGGCAAAGCCCTTGGGCCAGTAAATTGCGTTTGGAATATCAATACCAAGAGCAAAACGATAGCTTACCCTTGTTTTCATGGCAAAAGCAGCTGATTTCTTTATCTTTTAAGCAAGATTTTTAA
- a CDS encoding CHASE2 domain-containing protein produces the protein MADFKTIWRKLRFIWLGRVLFFLLSTLLVVWLAMPRGHAYPFPFDLLDRLHDQLMSQKLSDQPEKRIVLVDIDEASLAQYGRWPWSRTRLAQLLQQLDAHYQVAHIGLDMIFPEAGDVLGDQKIAAMAASRRLSLAQTFGFDRSQSIRVGELSAAIPIGNIPSTIAFGYLGNHAMLAQNAPCVGHIAITADPDGVVRHQSMLVQYQGKLYPAFAPVLLRCWLGQQAQLQSHSGKIAWLQGLSAQQNIAEDGMAAIPFLRKAEAYIAISARDILSGEAPAALLKNRLVIVGSSALGLGDYVATILGGRTPGMLLHAEWLSKALDQLEQNQPVEVISFFPIMAVWGALLLGVSLLLHHSNTLRLIWGFTVMMAWLLWLHYTTQEVAANALAPLVGGVVLLILEGGLEWWYAQLGRRQLYQAFHHYVPPAIIDQLISSNSQAMMQPHRVEITCLFADLQGYTGIAERLPPEELASYTRHALMLLTQAVLDQEGTLDKYMGDALFAFWGAPVAQADHAKRAVDAAIAMQGAVELHNQQAAFGKQIKVHIGIQTGVVVVGDMGTPFRSTYTAIGDAVNVSARLQNLASLHNEKILVGEDTERRLAYSPLQLYGTVALKGRRGVQQVYRLPG, from the coding sequence ATGGCGGATTTTAAAACCATTTGGCGTAAGCTGCGGTTTATTTGGCTGGGGCGGGTTTTATTCTTTTTACTCAGCACCCTGCTGGTGGTTTGGTTGGCCATGCCTCGTGGCCATGCTTATCCTTTTCCCTTTGATTTATTAGATCGCCTGCATGATCAATTAATGAGCCAAAAACTAAGCGATCAGCCAGAAAAGCGCATTGTTTTGGTGGATATTGATGAGGCTTCTTTGGCCCAATATGGGCGTTGGCCTTGGTCTAGAACGCGCTTAGCTCAATTACTACAGCAATTAGATGCGCATTACCAAGTTGCACATATTGGCTTGGATATGATTTTCCCTGAGGCTGGTGATGTTTTAGGGGATCAAAAAATTGCGGCAATGGCAGCTTCTCGGCGGCTGAGCTTGGCGCAGACTTTTGGTTTCGATCGAAGCCAAAGTATTCGTGTAGGGGAGTTAAGCGCAGCAATCCCCATCGGCAATATCCCTTCCACCATCGCATTTGGTTATTTAGGCAATCATGCCATGTTGGCGCAAAACGCCCCATGCGTCGGCCATATTGCCATTACTGCTGATCCTGATGGCGTGGTGCGGCATCAAAGCATGCTGGTGCAATATCAGGGCAAACTTTACCCTGCATTTGCGCCCGTATTATTGCGTTGTTGGCTAGGGCAGCAAGCGCAATTACAGAGTCACTCTGGGAAAATTGCATGGCTGCAAGGCTTATCTGCGCAACAAAATATTGCAGAAGATGGCATGGCCGCGATTCCGTTTTTACGCAAGGCCGAGGCTTATATAGCGATTTCTGCCCGCGATATTTTATCGGGGGAGGCGCCAGCAGCGCTCTTGAAGAATCGCTTGGTGATTGTGGGGTCTAGCGCATTGGGCTTGGGGGATTATGTTGCTACTATTTTGGGGGGGCGCACGCCTGGCATGTTATTGCATGCAGAGTGGCTTTCAAAAGCCTTGGATCAGCTAGAGCAAAATCAGCCGGTTGAGGTGATTAGTTTTTTTCCTATTATGGCGGTTTGGGGGGCTTTATTGCTGGGGGTTTCTCTGCTGCTACATCATAGCAATACCCTGCGGCTTATTTGGGGATTTACGGTGATGATGGCGTGGCTGCTATGGCTGCATTACACCACGCAAGAAGTGGCGGCGAATGCTTTGGCGCCACTGGTGGGGGGTGTGGTCTTGCTGATTTTAGAAGGGGGCTTGGAGTGGTGGTATGCCCAGCTTGGGCGGCGGCAGCTTTATCAAGCCTTTCATCATTATGTGCCGCCAGCGATTATCGATCAGCTGATTAGCAGTAATAGCCAAGCGATGATGCAGCCTCATCGGGTAGAAATAACCTGCTTATTTGCAGATTTACAAGGCTATACCGGCATTGCCGAAAGATTGCCACCAGAAGAATTGGCCAGTTATACCCGGCATGCTTTGATGCTGCTGACTCAGGCCGTATTAGATCAGGAAGGCACTTTAGATAAGTATATGGGCGATGCCCTATTTGCATTTTGGGGCGCGCCAGTGGCCCAAGCAGACCACGCCAAACGTGCCGTGGATGCGGCGATAGCCATGCAGGGCGCAGTTGAACTGCATAACCAACAGGCGGCTTTTGGCAAGCAAATCAAAGTGCATATTGGCATTCAAACAGGGGTGGTGGTGGTGGGGGATATGGGCACACCCTTTCGCAGTACCTATACGGCCATTGGTGATGCGGTGAATGTGAGTGCTCGATTACAAAATTTAGCTAGTTTACATAATGAGAAAATTTTGGTTGGGGAGGATACCGAGCGGCGTTTAGCCTATTCACCGCTACAGCTTTATGGAACGGTTGCCCTCAAGGGGCGGCGTGGGGTGCAGCAGGTTTATCGTTTGCCAGGATAG
- a CDS encoding DODA-type extradiol aromatic ring-opening family dioxygenase — MFPSFYISHGSPMLALDAGKTGLAWQALVADLPKPKAILMVSAHWGSLQPAVGAASQPETIHDFGGFPAALFDLQYPAPGAPWLAKKVAAVLESAGLPVAVHPSRGLDHGAWVPLRVMYPDADVPVVQLSIQPRQGPEHHYRLGQALAGLQQEGVMIIGSGSLTHNLYEVMGDITEGDPRVPAYVPAFQAWMNEKLLANDINALLDYRRQAPEANRAHPTDEHLLPIFVVLGAAQGGNVERSHRGITGGVLAMDVYRWQ, encoded by the coding sequence ATGTTTCCCAGCTTTTATATCTCTCACGGCTCTCCCATGCTGGCTTTGGATGCTGGGAAAACGGGGCTTGCTTGGCAGGCGTTGGTGGCGGATTTGCCGAAGCCTAAGGCTATTTTGATGGTGTCGGCGCATTGGGGCTCTTTGCAGCCTGCGGTGGGTGCGGCCAGCCAGCCTGAGACGATTCATGATTTTGGCGGCTTTCCTGCGGCGCTGTTTGATTTGCAATACCCAGCGCCCGGTGCGCCGTGGTTGGCAAAAAAAGTAGCCGCTGTATTAGAGTCCGCAGGTTTGCCGGTGGCGGTTCACCCCAGCCGAGGGCTGGATCATGGCGCTTGGGTGCCGCTGCGGGTGATGTATCCAGATGCCGATGTGCCGGTGGTGCAGCTGTCTATTCAGCCAAGGCAAGGCCCAGAGCATCATTACCGGCTAGGGCAGGCTTTGGCGGGTTTACAGCAGGAAGGGGTGATGATTATTGGCTCGGGCAGCCTGACCCATAATCTATATGAGGTAATGGGGGATATCACGGAAGGAGATCCACGCGTACCCGCCTATGTGCCTGCTTTTCAGGCTTGGATGAATGAAAAGCTGTTGGCTAACGATATTAACGCCTTGCTCGATTACCGCCGTCAAGCACCGGAGGCCAACCGAGCACATCCAACAGATGAGCATCTGCTACCGATTTTTGTGGTGCTGGGCGCTGCTCAAGGCGGGAATGTAGAGCGCAGCCATCGTGGTATTACCGGCGGCGTGTTGGCGATGGATGTGTATCGCTGGCAGTAA
- a CDS encoding LysR family transcriptional regulator — protein sequence MDKLTAMQVFTRVVDAGSFVKAADQLDISTSAVSRLVAELEAHLNTRLLQRSTRKLSLTEAGRLYHERCLQILGDVAEAESELGQEGQRPFGLLRINVPVSFGQLHLSPLIAAYQKAYPDVIVEIELIDRSVDLVEEGFDLALRISDQITDTLVARRLSTIRIVAAAAPSYLAQHGRPLTPADLANHNCLIYTNGSRRGEWDFSGVDGNITIKVAGHFRANNGDLLRRAALAGEGIICEPSFLIGEDLASGALEILLPDYTIPQLALYAVYPSRRHLSAKIRSFIDFIAAQMSEPPVWDGWMKK from the coding sequence ATGGACAAACTCACCGCCATGCAAGTATTCACCCGGGTGGTTGACGCGGGTAGTTTTGTAAAGGCTGCCGATCAGTTGGATATCTCCACCAGCGCGGTGTCGCGTTTGGTGGCCGAGCTGGAAGCACATCTCAATACCCGACTCTTGCAGCGCAGCACCCGCAAACTCAGCCTCACCGAAGCAGGCCGCCTTTACCATGAGCGGTGTTTGCAGATTTTGGGTGATGTGGCAGAGGCCGAATCGGAGCTAGGGCAGGAAGGCCAGCGCCCCTTTGGCTTGCTGCGGATTAATGTGCCGGTGTCTTTTGGCCAGCTGCATCTATCCCCGCTGATTGCCGCTTACCAAAAAGCTTATCCCGATGTGATCGTAGAAATCGAGCTGATCGACCGCAGTGTCGACTTAGTAGAAGAAGGCTTTGATCTGGCGCTGCGCATCTCCGACCAGATCACCGACACCCTAGTGGCGCGGCGGTTGTCTACAATACGCATCGTAGCTGCAGCGGCCCCAAGCTATCTGGCCCAGCACGGTAGGCCGCTCACTCCCGCCGATTTAGCCAACCATAACTGCCTGATTTACACCAATGGTAGCCGCCGTGGTGAGTGGGATTTTAGCGGGGTGGATGGCAATATCACGATTAAAGTAGCTGGGCATTTTCGCGCCAATAATGGCGATCTACTGCGCCGCGCAGCCCTTGCAGGGGAAGGCATTATTTGCGAGCCGAGCTTTTTAATTGGTGAGGACTTAGCCAGTGGCGCGCTGGAAATCCTACTGCCCGATTACACCATACCCCAACTTGCCCTCTACGCCGTCTACCCCAGCCGCCGCCACCTCTCCGCCAAAATCCGCAGCTTTATCGACTTTATAGCCGCACAAATGAGCGAGCCACCCGTGTGGGATGGCTGGATGAAAAAATAA
- a CDS encoding alpha/beta fold hydrolase — MQFKRKGNGTPIVFLPGLFAGGWVWDAVASRCLEEGFSTITFDDPIPVIFGNHFRQATKLLDMVLEECEEKPFLIGNSLGALISLDYALQNPTRIQGLVMSGAPGLVELETVPLRQLHTGEIQYAQAFINKVIYDKSKIPQGGAEELAGLFRDRGVFNNIARWYSLSRKYDIPEALQQLKALPIHLIWGEHDDITPAQPWLDLAGQFENIQTSVILECGHSPMFELPQSFLEHLLPTLHRCRQSQTRLLFTEPA, encoded by the coding sequence ATGCAATTTAAAAGAAAAGGAAATGGAACTCCCATCGTTTTTCTTCCAGGATTATTTGCTGGAGGCTGGGTTTGGGATGCAGTTGCAAGTAGGTGCTTAGAAGAAGGATTTAGTACCATAACTTTTGATGATCCTATTCCTGTTATCTTTGGGAATCATTTTAGACAAGCGACAAAACTTTTAGATATGGTTTTGGAGGAATGTGAGGAGAAGCCATTTTTAATAGGAAATTCCCTAGGAGCTTTGATTTCCTTGGACTATGCTTTGCAAAATCCAACACGTATTCAAGGTTTAGTTATGAGTGGGGCTCCCGGCCTTGTTGAACTGGAAACGGTGCCACTAAGGCAGTTACACACTGGAGAAATCCAGTATGCTCAGGCCTTTATCAATAAGGTCATCTATGATAAAAGCAAAATACCGCAGGGAGGAGCTGAAGAACTTGCTGGTTTATTTAGAGATCGTGGAGTGTTTAACAACATAGCGCGCTGGTATTCCTTGAGCCGTAAATACGATATTCCAGAGGCTTTGCAACAATTGAAAGCTTTGCCTATCCATTTGATATGGGGTGAACATGATGATATTACTCCTGCACAGCCATGGTTAGATCTTGCAGGACAATTTGAAAATATTCAGACTTCTGTTATTTTAGAATGTGGACATAGCCCAATGTTTGAATTGCCACAGTCTTTTTTAGAGCACTTATTACCCACATTGCATCGATGTCGCCAAAGCCAAACTCGACTGCTATTTACTGAACCAGCTTGA
- a CDS encoding DoxX family protein, with protein sequence MIDHKTAPYAALVLRTALAIMFLAHGFTKVFVFTLPGTAQFFSSVGFPGWMAYPVAGAEVFGGLFLLIGLYPRLVAAALLPVLIGASTVHLANGWSFGNANGGWEYPVFLIAAALVQVLMGDGAFALKRSPRFAD encoded by the coding sequence ATGATTGATCACAAAACCGCCCCCTACGCAGCCCTTGTTCTTCGCACGGCTCTTGCCATTATGTTTTTGGCGCACGGTTTCACCAAAGTATTTGTATTTACTTTGCCAGGCACGGCGCAGTTTTTTTCCTCGGTAGGCTTTCCTGGCTGGATGGCTTATCCGGTAGCGGGGGCTGAGGTGTTTGGTGGCTTGTTCTTGCTGATCGGGCTTTACCCACGTTTAGTGGCAGCGGCCTTGTTGCCGGTGTTGATTGGTGCAAGCACGGTTCATTTGGCTAATGGTTGGTCGTTTGGTAATGCGAATGGTGGCTGGGAATATCCGGTGTTTTTGATTGCTGCAGCCTTGGTGCAAGTATTAATGGGAGACGGCGCATTTGCTCTGAAACGCTCACCTCGTTTTGCGGATTAA
- a CDS encoding FecR family protein, translating to MLKRLNLCRLVLAVFISVPSIVLAQDLANMGTVIAVLGQPMLLRAGQLLPLAKGAALREGDELQTAEQSSVYLRTFDQGFIAVRPNSVLLIEKYHLGKQGAASQFKFVLKTGLMRSVTGSEVQKDKDKYRLNTPVAAIGLRGTDFVVHANEQTTQVAVQKGGVVVEAFSSACSMEQGGPCQGVNSRELFASTAHMLEVVRGQAVPVQKDSSPVLQKELQKELPKDVAKEAVKDSKEVAKEGGKEPSKAVALGAESSTSAVDLTNAVAKTLLDGSKIKISEPIVVAPTPAPSPIAPIPTLPEPTTPLPKPSEPVVVVPTIHWGRWQELVNLPSTASFSDVYKAGQEVVNAGIYYVMSRDNSNLQYGPELGVVNFQMAKHDGILVNTASNSIIPTLAKESALQINFSAQSFNTHLLLNAAGREIPINVKGAIESNGVFLNGAVSDVQLRGVVSGKDAAEAGYIYHTVPGANEILNGGTYWLRRR from the coding sequence GTGCTCAAGCGATTAAATTTATGTAGGTTGGTGCTTGCTGTTTTTATAAGTGTGCCGTCTATTGTTCTAGCACAAGATTTGGCAAATATGGGTACAGTTATTGCAGTGCTTGGGCAGCCGATGCTGTTGAGAGCGGGGCAGCTTCTGCCTTTAGCTAAGGGTGCTGCCCTGCGTGAGGGAGATGAATTACAGACTGCAGAGCAGAGTAGTGTGTATTTACGCACCTTTGATCAAGGCTTTATTGCCGTGCGGCCAAATAGCGTACTGCTGATTGAAAAATATCACTTAGGTAAGCAGGGGGCGGCTAGCCAATTTAAATTTGTGCTTAAAACAGGCTTGATGCGTTCGGTAACAGGCAGCGAGGTACAAAAAGATAAAGATAAGTACCGGCTAAACACGCCTGTGGCTGCGATTGGCTTGCGCGGTACTGATTTTGTGGTGCATGCCAATGAGCAAACTACTCAGGTAGCCGTGCAAAAAGGTGGGGTCGTTGTAGAGGCTTTTTCTAGCGCTTGCAGTATGGAGCAAGGCGGGCCTTGCCAAGGGGTTAATTCTCGTGAGTTATTTGCATCCACTGCGCATATGTTAGAAGTGGTTCGTGGGCAGGCGGTGCCGGTGCAAAAAGACTCTTCACCGGTATTGCAAAAAGAATTACAAAAAGAATTACCTAAAGATGTGGCTAAAGAAGCGGTCAAAGATTCAAAAGAAGTCGCTAAAGAGGGGGGGAAAGAACCAAGTAAAGCCGTTGCTTTGGGAGCGGAATCCTCTACATCGGCGGTGGATTTAACCAATGCCGTGGCCAAAACGCTGCTTGATGGTTCTAAGATAAAAATTAGCGAGCCCATTGTTGTGGCGCCTACACCCGCACCTAGCCCTATTGCCCCTATTCCAACACTGCCAGAGCCGACAACACCCCTGCCTAAGCCTAGTGAGCCGGTGGTAGTGGTGCCCACTATTCATTGGGGGCGCTGGCAAGAATTGGTTAATTTACCCTCAACGGCTAGCTTTAGTGATGTCTATAAAGCGGGGCAAGAGGTGGTGAATGCAGGGATTTATTATGTGATGTCGCGTGATAATAGCAATCTGCAATATGGCCCGGAATTAGGCGTTGTTAATTTTCAAATGGCTAAGCACGATGGTATATTAGTCAATACCGCTAGCAATTCTATTATTCCTACTTTGGCTAAAGAATCAGCTTTGCAAATTAATTTTTCAGCTCAAAGCTTTAACACTCATCTTTTATTAAATGCTGCAGGTAGAGAAATCCCAATTAATGTAAAAGGTGCAATAGAAAGTAATGGTGTATTTCTAAATGGTGCCGTGAGCGATGTGCAGCTGCGTGGTGTTGTTTCTGGAAAAGATGCCGCTGAAGCAGGTTATATTTATCACACCGTACCAGGGGCTAATGAAATATTAAACGGTGGAACGTATTGGTTAAGGAGACGTTAA
- a CDS encoding anthrax toxin-like adenylyl cyclase domain-containing protein: MEIISQRPVFSAQKQPAQVKDKESCINSKLSTLTSNKEEVIKLSGLAPRHCPGLQKVATESGCIIAFRPVEAVSTQLIDANYPTKNFHIKGKSSTWGPMAGFIAVDQSLSKLEGGNKIEPSNQKVQECLKNRDAVAGPLEMSVERLTYLINEGVLQRQGDILYATGPSGKEYKFSVNSDNGRDRLAITHHGEPVMVLCDPRSKLPLTADYDLMLIAPPLSEYGSKDIPPISDVSQSVFIKRTNIYTKKLPFELQKQKDSSSLFYAKEDKDLGNINQRTRELIPQLNEAMGCLPGREVVHHNMDATSPAADPRSNYPVTLFLPRKLDGIAETMILASNKEELAAIIDLAKSEGFHVPLNPLWEPEVNSIRRASFVSARSMFSKS, translated from the coding sequence ATGGAAATCATTTCTCAGCGGCCGGTCTTTTCAGCACAAAAACAACCGGCTCAGGTCAAAGATAAAGAATCCTGTATTAATTCAAAATTGAGTACGTTGACAAGTAATAAAGAGGAGGTGATCAAGCTTTCAGGTCTGGCTCCTCGACATTGCCCGGGTCTGCAGAAGGTGGCCACTGAGAGTGGTTGTATTATTGCTTTCAGGCCAGTAGAGGCTGTTTCAACTCAATTAATCGATGCAAATTATCCTACCAAGAATTTTCACATTAAAGGGAAAAGTTCAACGTGGGGGCCTATGGCTGGGTTTATTGCCGTGGATCAATCGTTAAGCAAATTGGAAGGGGGCAATAAAATTGAACCTTCTAATCAAAAAGTACAAGAGTGTCTGAAAAATAGAGATGCGGTGGCTGGCCCCCTAGAAATGAGTGTTGAACGTCTAACCTATTTAATCAATGAAGGTGTGCTCCAAAGGCAGGGTGATATTCTTTATGCCACTGGCCCGAGCGGTAAGGAATATAAGTTTAGTGTCAACTCTGATAATGGACGCGATAGATTGGCGATTACACACCATGGTGAGCCCGTCATGGTACTTTGCGATCCCCGAAGTAAATTGCCGTTAACTGCCGACTATGACCTGATGCTCATTGCACCACCATTATCGGAATATGGATCCAAAGATATTCCGCCAATTAGTGATGTCAGTCAGAGCGTTTTTATTAAAAGAACAAATATTTATACCAAGAAACTTCCCTTTGAGTTACAGAAGCAAAAAGATTCTTCCTCTCTTTTTTATGCAAAAGAAGATAAAGATTTAGGAAATATCAATCAGCGGACGCGTGAACTGATCCCGCAGCTGAATGAGGCTATGGGGTGCCTACCGGGCAGAGAGGTTGTGCATCATAATATGGATGCAACGAGTCCAGCTGCCGATCCTCGTTCTAATTATCCAGTCACACTGTTTTTGCCACGTAAATTGGATGGGATAGCAGAGACTATGATCCTTGCCAGCAATAAAGAAGAGTTGGCAGCAATCATTGATTTGGCTAAATCTGAAGGTTTTCATGTACCACTTAATCCGCTATGGGAACCCGAGGTAAATAGTATTCGGCGAGCTAGTTTTGTGAGTGCGCGGTCTATGTTTAGCAAGTCGTGA
- the eco gene encoding serine protease inhibitor ecotin, whose amino-acid sequence MKIKLAILTAITCASTFAASPDPMKAFPAPEAGFVRKVIQLPKVKNPELYRVQLLPGKMMEVDCNTRRLGGQLKKETAQGWGYNYWVLPQIEPSMSTMMACPPNAPKKQAFVSVYSEELHRYNDKLPMVVYLPEGVELRYRVWSAKDETQTAENG is encoded by the coding sequence ATGAAAATTAAACTAGCCATCCTGACCGCCATCACCTGTGCCAGCACCTTTGCCGCAAGCCCAGACCCAATGAAAGCCTTTCCTGCCCCAGAAGCAGGCTTTGTGCGCAAAGTGATTCAGCTGCCTAAAGTTAAAAACCCTGAGCTTTATCGGGTACAGTTATTACCAGGCAAAATGATGGAAGTGGATTGCAATACCCGTCGTTTGGGCGGTCAGCTAAAGAAAGAAACTGCTCAGGGCTGGGGATATAATTATTGGGTACTACCGCAGATTGAGCCGAGCATGAGCACCATGATGGCATGCCCACCGAATGCGCCGAAAAAACAAGCTTTTGTGAGCGTCTATTCAGAAGAGCTGCACCGCTATAACGATAAATTACCTATGGTGGTTTATTTACCCGAAGGCGTTGAATTACGCTACCGCGTTTGGTCTGCCAAAGATGAAACCCAAACCGCAGAAAATGGTTAA
- a CDS encoding alpha/beta fold hydrolase — protein sequence MQFKRKGNGTPIVFLPGLFAGGWIWDAVASSCLEEGFSTITFDDAIPVIFGNHFRQAIKVLDMVLEECEEKPFLIGNSLGALISLHYALQNPTRIQGLVMSGAPGLVELEAGVQLSQLHTGEIQYAHALVSNVIYDKSKIPQRGIEEVARLFGDRGVFNNIARWLSLSRKYDIPEALQQLKALPIHFIWGEHDNITPAQPWVDLAGQFENIQASVILECGHSPMVELPQSFLEHLLPTLHRCRQSQTRLLLTEPA from the coding sequence ATGCAATTTAAAAGAAAAGGAAATGGGACTCCCATCGTTTTTCTTCCAGGATTATTTGCTGGAGGCTGGATTTGGGATGCAGTTGCGAGTAGCTGCTTAGAAGAAGGATTTAGTACCATAACTTTTGATGATGCTATTCCTGTTATCTTTGGGAATCATTTTAGACAAGCGATAAAAGTTTTGGATATGGTTTTGGAGGAATGTGAAGAGAAGCCATTTTTAATAGGAAATTCCCTAGGAGCTTTGATTTCCTTGCACTATGCTTTGCAAAATCCAACACGTATTCAAGGTTTAGTTATGAGTGGGGCTCCGGGCCTTGTTGAACTGGAAGCGGGAGTGCAACTAAGCCAGTTACACACTGGAGAAATCCAGTATGCTCATGCCTTAGTCAGTAATGTCATCTATGATAAAAGCAAAATACCACAGAGAGGAATTGAAGAAGTTGCTCGTTTATTTGGAGATCGTGGAGTGTTTAACAACATAGCGCGCTGGCTTTCCTTGAGCCGTAAATACGATATTCCAGAGGCTTTGCAACAATTGAAAGCTTTGCCTATCCATTTTATATGGGGTGAACATGATAATATTACTCCAGCACAGCCATGGGTGGATCTTGCGGGACAATTTGAAAATATTCAGGCTTCTGTTATTTTAGAATGTGGGCATAGCCCAATGGTTGAATTGCCACAGTCTTTTTTAGAGCACTTACTGCCTACATTGCATCGATGTCGCCAAAGCCAAACTAGACTGCTATTGACTGAACCAGCTTGA